One window from the genome of Salmo salar chromosome ssa25, Ssal_v3.1, whole genome shotgun sequence encodes:
- the LOC106586305 gene encoding uncharacterized protein: MTIHGPVVQKQRDLRAERGLRPVPKPPPLLEDLLDGYPSFTQSLPGIIDWEPTALDGDSQKQTAPDHLRSPSPSHYFRPDSPSRRIPAALWTLNDYGGAGTSNHSRHIRDPKTQCTTQAQVHCAESLRPEKCYWAGNLLLQETAHYGLDSDDTRRVESGMHGEKSLEPTVSTIRQNSQRQKSRDSSPAYNGREDHTQREHAEDFGAPDIHNKTLKPDDFKVLNDISEVEDLMLCEAASLLDSASLLDSASLLDSASLLDSANSLVETPELGFSQAFTGL; this comes from the exons atgacgatccacggtccggtggtacagaagcagagggatctgcGGGCAGAGCGGGGTTTACGCCCCGTACCGAAGCCACCTCCGCTGCTGGAGGATCTGCTGGATG GATATCCTTCCTTTACCCAGTCGCTACCGGGAATAATTGATTGGGAACCGACAGCGTTAGACGGGGATTCTCAGAAGCAAACTGCGCCCGATCATTTACGAAGCCCTTCCCCATCACACTATTTTCGAC CTGACAGTCCGTCAAGAAGGATCCCTGCTGCGTTATGGACTCTGAACGACTACGGAGGAGCAG GAACCTCCAACCACTCGCGCCATATTCGAGACCCAAAGACGCAATGCACAACTCAGGCACAAGTGCACTGCGCAGAATCACTCCGGCCCGAgaagtgttactgggctggaaaCCTACTGCTTCAAGAAACGGCGCACTATGGACTCG ACTCCGACGATACACGCCGGGTAGAATCTGGAATGCATGGTGAAAAAAGTCTTGAGCCCACGGTATCCACGATTCGTCAGAACAGCCAGCGTCAAAAAAGCCGAG ACTCCTCCCCGGCGTATAACGGCAGAGAAGACCATACACAACGAGAGCACGCAGAGGATTTCGGCGCACCGGACATTCACAATAAAACACTGAAACCGGATGATTTCAAAGTTTTAAATGACATTTCAGAGGTAGAAGACTTGATGTTGTGCGAGGCGGCCAGCCTTCTTGATTCAGCCAGCCTTCTTGATTCAGCCAGCCTTCTTGATTCAGCCAGCCTTCTTGATTCAGCCAATTCTTTGGTAGAAACACCCGAGCTAGGTTTCTCACAGGCTTTTACGGGGCTCTAA